In Gopherus flavomarginatus isolate rGopFla2 chromosome 1, rGopFla2.mat.asm, whole genome shotgun sequence, a single genomic region encodes these proteins:
- the THRSP gene encoding thyroid hormone-inducible hepatic protein, with the protein MEEYFSAIRKMEQAVMFPSLLRGVYLEQQDDISTSDFGNRDLYEYYMQLKSIKLAVEGRLAPLNEIKHQITSREEVQDNGEEADLEGLLYHHFTGLYRVLTHLTRKANALTRKYNEIIGQINQSEITLTW; encoded by the coding sequence ATGGAAGAGTACTTCTCCGCAATCCGCAAGATGGAACAAGCAGTTATGTTTCCCAGCCTCCTCAGAGGTGTCTACTTGGAACAACAGGACGACATATCCACTAGTGATTTTGGCAACAGGGACCTGTATGAGTATTACATGCAACTGAAATCCATCAAACTCGCGGTGGAGGGTAGACTGGCGCCTCTAAATGAAATCAAACACCAAATCACAAGCAGAGAGGAAGTACAAGACAATGGAGAGGAGGCCGATCTTGAAGGACTGCTTTATCATCACTTTACAGGCTTGTATCGGGTCCTGACCCATCTGACCAGAAAAGCCAATGCCCTGACCAGAAAATACAATGAAATTATAGGACAGATCAACCAGAGTGAAATTACGCTTACCTGGTGA
- the NDUFC2 gene encoding NADH dehydrogenase [ubiquinone] 1 subunit C2: MVFLPDESRGLPPPRIVNRNSVWLGLVGWWSALLDNAFHRRPIIRAGVHRQVLYTTVGWCVGYYLTKRADYIHAKLDRELMEYIRQHPEDFKEKDKKTLAEVLEDFHPIR, encoded by the exons ATGGTGTTCTTGCCCGACGAGTCGCGGGGGCTCCCACCGCCCCGCATCGTGAACAGGAACTCGGTGTGGCTGGGCCTGGTGGGCTGGTGGTCGGCGCTCCTGGACAACGCCTTCCACCGGCGCCCGATCATACGAGCtg GAGTACACCGTCAGGTCCTGTATACCACTGTGGGCTGGTGTGTTGGATATTATCTCACTAAACGTGCAGACTATATTCATGCTAAACTGGACAGAGAGCTGATGGAATACATTAGGCAACATCCAGAAGATTTTAAGGAGAAAG ATAAGAAAACCCTAGCTGAAGTTCTGGAGGACTTCCATCCAATTCGCTGA